The Microbacterium amylolyticum genome includes the window GGCCACAACCACATCGGCTTCGGCGAGCAGACGGCGAGCACGCAACGTGAGGAGATCAACGGGGCCAGGGCCACCCCCGACGAGCGCAACGTGACCGGCAGCCGATTCTCGTACGCGCCGCAACGAGACCTGTCCGGATTCGAGAAGGGCACGAATGGATTCGCTGACGCGAGCGGTGCGGCGCGGGTCGACGCCGGCGTCGCTTGTGACGCCGACAAGAACGTCTCCAGCGCGCGTTTGCGCGGTCATCCGCGCGGAGCCGTGTGAACCGCCCCCCGCGTTAATGCAGAACGTGCTCTGCGCGTCGCACCATGCGACGACCTGCGCATCGACGTCCGCCGAACCAGTTGCGGTGTGAACCAGCCAAGCACCGACGAGATCGTCGGCCGCAACAGGGCGGTCACGCCACATGATGTAGTGGTCGTCGACCAGTTGGGCGACCTCTGGCGAGAGTTCCGGGGCGACAACCAGCAGATCCGCTCCGTCGTCGACGAATCGGCGCAGACGTCGGGCCGTGACGGAACCCCCTCCGACCAGCACGACGCGCCTTCCGTCGAGCCCGATTCCGAGCATCGTTGTCATGTCACGCCTCCTGCCACCTGACCAGCACCTGTCCGTCGTCGACAGCTACGGGAAACACCGGGATCGAGATCTCGTCCTTTCCCTGTGTCTCCACAACAGCACCGGTTCGCAGATCCCATGCTTGTTTGTGAAGGGGAGAGGCGATCGTCGGCGCTTCAGAGCCGTCGGCGAGCGACTTGCTGCCGACGATACCGCGGCTGAGCACGTTTGCCTGGCCGTATGGGTCATAGTTCGACACAGCGCGCACCGTGCCGTCGATGAGCCGCACAAGGGCAATCTGCGTCGATCCGAGCAAGGCGGCTCTGCCGCGTTCCACCTCGAGATCGTCGAGAGCGCAGACGCGCACCCAGCTAGAAGTGGTGGCAGGCGCGGTGGGCGGGGAGATGTTTGTCATGTGCGGACCTCCAGAGTTGTTCCGGCGATGAGCACGGATCCGTTTTCGCGCTCGGCGAGCGACGCGGGGCGAACCTGTCCGCGCTCCTCGACGTAGCCGAGAGATGGGTCAGGGGTGTCTGGTGCGTTCACGAACGAGTGGAAGCGCTTCAGCTTCTCGGGGTCCTTGAGCGTTGCGGCCCACTCGTCCTGATAGGTGTCAACGTGCTTTTCCATCGCCGCATCCAGATCGGCACAGATGCCGAGAGAATCATCGAAAATCACGGCACGCAGACCGTCGATTCCGCCCTCGAGTTCTTCGAACCAGGGCGCCGTGCGCTGCAGACGGTCGGCGGTGCGGATGTAGTAGATGAAGAAACGGTCGATGGCCTGCAACAGGGCGGCGTCGTCGAGTCCCTCCGCGAGGAGCTGTGCATGGCGTGGCGTGAATCCACCGTTACCGCCGACGTACATGTTCCAGCCGTTCTCGGT containing:
- the nirD gene encoding nitrite reductase small subunit NirD, which encodes MTNISPPTAPATTSSWVRVCALDDLEVERGRAALLGSTQIALVRLIDGTVRAVSNYDPYGQANVLSRGIVGSKSLADGSEAPTIASPLHKQAWDLRTGAVVETQGKDEISIPVFPVAVDDGQVLVRWQEA